The stretch of DNA CTTGTGATCGATGAGGTGGTCTGCGTCCTCGGCGTCCTTGCGCGGAGTGGACAGGGGCTCGCCGGTGAAATGCGGCTCTTCAGCCACCGCACCGTCGGTGCCGATCTCCCTCCCGGCACAGGTCATCGTGCCGGCCTCCCTCCGGAAGAGCCCGCCACGGGCGCTGGAAATCCGAACTGGCGTGATTTGAGTCTCGCCACCAGGCCGTCATAGGAATCGGCCCGGACGATCCTGTCGAATTGCGACCGGTAGCTTGCCACGAGGCTGATCCCGTTGATACTGAGGTCATAGACTTGCCAGCGGTCGCCGCGCTGGTGCATCCGGTAGTCGAGCGACATCCCGCCCGCTTTGCCGAGGAGGAGCGTCGTCCGCACGATGGCCTGGTCCCCATCGACGACGTCTTCCCGGAACGTCATCTCGGAATTGTACTTGTCCACCTTGGAGAGGTACGTGCGCTGGAGCAACTCGGTGAAGAGGCGAACGAACTCTTCACGCTCAGCCACCGTTCGCTGGGCCCAATGTTGCCCGAGGGACCGCTTCGCCGTCTCGCTAAAGTCGAAGATCTCGTCGGCGACTTTGTTGACGGCGGCGCTGCGCTCGTCGATCTTGGTATCGCCGCTCAGCTCTGGGGCCATGAGGATGGCGACCACCCGTTGGACCCCATCGCGGAGCTGATCGGTGGGAGGTCCTGCCCACGCGCCCTGAACCCAGGCGAGCGCGAGGACCACAATCAGAATCGGTAGGACCGTGTGCAGGATGCCCGGTGCTGATGCCGAGGCCAAATATTTCATGGACCAACCTCCGCGGGTTTTCTCCCATCACGTTAGGGCCCCGGTGGGAGTGCCGCCTAGCTGGACCTTGGTCCAGCACGCGGCCGGACCCGGATCTCGGGAATGGTGCATCTGGATGGCAACTGATTTCGCGGGGATGCAGGCGGACCGGCGGCCGATCGCGATTCCACCGACGACTCGCCCATGAGCG from Candidatus Methylomirabilota bacterium encodes:
- a CDS encoding ABC transporter substrate-binding protein → MKYLASASAPGILHTVLPILIVVLALAWVQGAWAGPPTDQLRDGVQRVVAILMAPELSGDTKIDERSAAVNKVADEIFDFSETAKRSLGQHWAQRTVAEREEFVRLFTELLQRTYLSKVDKYNSEMTFREDVVDGDQAIVRTTLLLGKAGGMSLDYRMHQRGDRWQVYDLSINGISLVASYRSQFDRIVRADSYDGLVARLKSRQFGFPAPVAGSSGGRPAR